One part of the Sulfolobus tengchongensis genome encodes these proteins:
- a CDS encoding sterol desaturase family protein: MLQVLLNIGVFTFFFILMEFIARLTHKYIMHGLLWKIHEDHHRDKQSEIEKNDFFGLVFAIVALFLLLKGLISNNPLLFYAGLGITGYGISYFIIHDMIIHDRHIHLRSWGLKHEPFRLLILTHDIHHANGEGNWGFLFVIRGIDKLPLEYEHIEAKR, translated from the coding sequence ATGCTACAAGTTTTATTGAACATAGGCGTGTTTACCTTCTTCTTCATATTAATGGAGTTTATCGCCAGGTTAACTCATAAATATATAATGCACGGATTACTTTGGAAAATACACGAGGATCATCATAGAGATAAGCAGAGTGAAATAGAGAAAAATGACTTTTTTGGTTTAGTTTTTGCAATCGTTGCGTTATTTTTATTACTAAAAGGACTTATAAGCAATAATCCCTTACTCTTCTATGCGGGTCTAGGTATAACTGGGTATGGGATATCATATTTCATTATTCACGATATGATTATTCATGATAGGCATATTCATCTCAGATCATGGGGACTAAAACATGAACCTTTTAGATTGTTGATACTAACCCACGATATACATCACGCTAATGGTGAGGGAAATTGGGGATTTCTTTTTGTAATTAGAGGTATTGACAAGCTTCCATTAGAATATGAACATATTGAGGCGAAACGTTAA
- a CDS encoding selenium-binding family protein codes for MALPSVFAPFKRDPTFYPSPKMAMKSSPEDLAYVACLYTGTGINRADFIAVIDVNPNSETYSKIVHKVELPYTNDELHHFGWNACSSALCPNGRPNAERRFLVVPGLRSSRIYIIDTKLNPREPNIVKIIEPEEVKKISGYSRLHTVHCGPDAIYISALGNEVGEGPGGILMLDHYSFEPLGKWEIYRGDQYLAYDFWWNLPNEIMVTSEWAVPNTIENGLKLEHLKDKYGNRIHFWDLRKRKKIASVVLGDENRMALELRPLHDPTKLMGFINMVVSLKDLSSSIWLWFYEDGKWNAEKVIEIPAEPTEGGLPDILKPFKAVPPLVTDIDLSLDDKFLYVSLWGIGEVRQYDVSNPFKPILTGKVKLGGILHRAEHPSGRKLTGAPQMLEISRDGKRVYVTNSLYSTWDNQFYPEGLKGWMVKLNANPEGGLDVDKEFFVDFGEARSHQVRLRGGDASSDSYCYP; via the coding sequence ATGGCTTTACCATCAGTTTTCGCCCCATTTAAGAGAGACCCAACGTTCTATCCGTCTCCTAAAATGGCAATGAAGTCTAGCCCAGAGGATTTAGCTTATGTAGCGTGTTTATATACTGGAACTGGAATAAATAGGGCCGACTTTATTGCGGTAATTGACGTTAATCCAAATTCAGAAACGTATTCTAAAATAGTTCATAAGGTGGAATTACCTTATACTAACGATGAACTCCACCATTTTGGGTGGAATGCTTGTAGCTCAGCATTATGCCCTAATGGAAGACCGAATGCGGAAAGAAGATTTTTAGTAGTACCGGGTCTCAGATCTTCAAGGATTTACATAATTGATACTAAACTAAACCCTAGAGAACCTAATATAGTCAAAATTATTGAACCAGAAGAGGTAAAGAAGATTTCAGGTTACAGTAGACTACATACAGTACATTGTGGTCCAGATGCGATCTACATTAGCGCATTAGGTAATGAGGTTGGAGAGGGGCCTGGCGGTATTTTAATGCTTGATCATTACAGTTTTGAACCATTAGGTAAATGGGAAATATATAGAGGAGATCAATATTTAGCTTACGATTTTTGGTGGAATTTACCAAATGAAATAATGGTAACAAGCGAATGGGCAGTTCCAAATACTATTGAAAATGGACTTAAACTAGAACATCTTAAGGACAAATATGGTAATAGAATACATTTCTGGGATTTGAGAAAAAGGAAGAAAATTGCTAGTGTAGTTCTTGGTGACGAGAATAGAATGGCATTAGAGTTAAGGCCACTTCACGATCCTACAAAGTTAATGGGGTTCATAAACATGGTAGTCAGCTTGAAGGATTTAAGTAGTTCAATTTGGTTATGGTTTTATGAAGATGGAAAGTGGAATGCAGAAAAGGTTATCGAGATACCCGCTGAACCAACTGAAGGTGGTTTACCAGATATACTAAAGCCATTCAAAGCCGTCCCGCCATTAGTTACTGATATTGATCTGAGCCTAGATGATAAGTTCTTGTACGTAAGCCTCTGGGGAATAGGAGAGGTTAGACAATACGATGTAAGTAATCCCTTTAAACCTATCCTTACTGGGAAAGTTAAATTAGGTGGAATATTACATAGAGCTGAACATCCTTCCGGACGTAAGTTAACTGGAGCTCCACAAATGTTAGAGATTAGTAGAGATGGTAAGCGAGTCTATGTAACTAACTCACTATATAGTACGTGGGATAATCAATTCTATCCAGAGGGATTAAAGGGATGGATGGTTAAATTGAATGCTAATCCAGAAGGAGGATTAGATGTGGATAAAGAGTTCTTTGTGGATTTTGGAGAAGCTAGGTCACATCAAGTGAGATTAAGGGGTGGAGATGCTTCTTCCGATTCTTATTGCTACCCTTAG
- a CDS encoding PaaI family thioesterase: protein MDIQKLFEENDHVFKYIGATILEMKEGYAKLQIPYRIELCRRGNVLNGGIIMTSMDFAGGLATMTVNDGIDQVTQELKVNFLEPMYKGPFIVEGKVIRRGKTTVVVEITFKDADGRIGAIGLGTWYILRDKKVSIGK, encoded by the coding sequence ATGGATATTCAAAAGTTATTTGAAGAGAATGACCATGTATTTAAATATATAGGTGCGACAATTCTAGAAATGAAAGAGGGATACGCGAAGTTACAAATACCTTATAGGATTGAGTTATGTAGAAGAGGAAATGTTCTGAATGGTGGAATAATAATGACATCTATGGATTTTGCAGGTGGTTTAGCAACTATGACAGTAAACGATGGTATAGATCAAGTAACGCAAGAGCTGAAGGTTAACTTCTTAGAACCCATGTACAAAGGTCCCTTTATAGTTGAAGGTAAGGTAATAAGAAGAGGTAAAACTACTGTGGTAGTCGAAATTACTTTTAAAGATGCTGATGGTAGAATTGGTGCAATTGGGTTAGGAACCTGGTATATATTGAGAGATAAGAAAGTGAGTATTGGTAAGTAA
- a CDS encoding NAD(P)/FAD-dependent oxidoreductase — protein sequence MRAIIMGAGIGGLSLALLLAKKGFEVLVLEKLNQPGGRARWFKVGEFSFDMGPSWYLMPEIFNSFFHEAGESSYPITEVEPKVKIIKGKPLEREHESITFVSDLSNEDGPLEQYLLDTGYLYKVALNRFLYKELTLIDFLDRELILALKKFPILYTLDQFNRMYFKTDIMLKSMGFSSVFLGGSPYNIPAFYSIVNYAIFGKGVYYPKGGFAGYVTNLFELCRKTGVEFKFGFNISKIKINGNKVNCVGNDERCVEGDIFISNMDYHYTESVLPYDFRNVNYWSNKKVSPSAILAYIGAEGSINVPHHTVVINGEWRSHFDSIDNGMLPDLNNMSYYVSYRKATDDTLEGKDLVFLIPISPNENITHNQAINYVNFVIKDFKEKTNSNFEIKYLRVYTPADFKTDYNAYRGTAFGLAHTLTQTGPFRPPMQNKKLKNLYYVGQYTQPGIGVPMVTLSSMILYRKIVEE from the coding sequence ATGAGAGCTATAATAATGGGGGCAGGAATAGGTGGGCTATCATTAGCTTTACTATTGGCTAAAAAAGGATTTGAGGTTTTAGTTTTAGAGAAACTCAACCAGCCAGGTGGGAGAGCGAGATGGTTTAAGGTGGGGGAGTTTAGCTTTGATATGGGTCCTTCCTGGTATTTAATGCCTGAAATTTTCAACTCGTTCTTTCATGAAGCAGGAGAATCTTCTTATCCCATAACTGAGGTTGAACCAAAAGTGAAGATTATAAAGGGAAAGCCTTTAGAAAGAGAACATGAGTCAATAACGTTCGTTTCCGATCTCAGTAATGAGGATGGACCACTAGAGCAATATTTACTAGATACTGGATACCTTTATAAAGTTGCCTTAAATAGATTTCTTTATAAAGAACTTACTTTAATTGATTTCTTAGATAGAGAATTAATATTGGCTCTGAAAAAATTTCCCATTTTATACACATTAGACCAATTTAATAGGATGTATTTTAAAACTGATATAATGTTAAAATCTATGGGATTTTCATCAGTATTTCTAGGAGGATCTCCTTATAATATACCCGCTTTCTATTCAATAGTAAATTATGCAATATTTGGGAAAGGAGTCTATTATCCTAAAGGTGGATTTGCGGGATACGTGACCAATTTATTTGAGCTATGTAGAAAGACTGGAGTTGAGTTTAAGTTTGGATTTAATATTAGTAAAATAAAGATAAACGGGAATAAAGTCAATTGTGTAGGAAATGATGAAAGATGCGTAGAAGGAGATATATTTATTTCTAATATGGATTATCATTACACGGAGTCAGTTCTTCCCTATGATTTCAGAAACGTTAATTATTGGAGTAATAAGAAAGTTTCGCCCTCAGCGATCTTAGCATATATTGGAGCAGAAGGTAGTATTAATGTTCCTCATCACACTGTGGTAATAAACGGGGAGTGGAGAAGCCACTTCGACTCAATAGATAATGGGATGTTACCAGACCTCAATAACATGTCCTATTACGTAAGCTATAGAAAAGCGACAGATGATACTTTAGAAGGAAAAGACTTAGTATTTCTAATTCCAATTTCACCCAATGAAAATATTACTCATAATCAAGCTATAAATTATGTAAACTTCGTAATAAAAGATTTTAAGGAAAAAACTAACTCCAATTTCGAAATAAAATATTTAAGAGTTTACACCCCTGCTGACTTTAAAACTGATTATAATGCCTATAGGGGTACTGCATTTGGATTGGCTCACACACTAACTCAGACGGGGCCTTTTAGGCCACCCATGCAGAATAAAAAGTTGAAAAATTTGTATTATGTAGGTCAATATACACAACCCGGTATAGGTGTTCCCATGGTTACTCTCTCGTCTATGATACTTTATAGAAAAATTGTGGAAGAGTGA
- a CDS encoding muconolactone Delta-isomerase, with protein sequence MLFILWFKIKQPESISQKQLMEIWKREAEAAMPAVKAGKIKGLYKVTGKREVIAIIDVNSHEELDEILENLPIVKELGHSLSIEVTAIHPYENFYELMKKLIQ encoded by the coding sequence ATGCTATTCATTCTCTGGTTCAAAATAAAACAACCAGAAAGCATTTCTCAAAAACAATTAATGGAAATATGGAAAAGGGAAGCTGAAGCTGCTATGCCTGCAGTTAAGGCTGGCAAAATTAAAGGCCTTTACAAAGTAACAGGGAAAAGGGAGGTAATAGCGATAATTGACGTCAATTCTCATGAAGAATTGGATGAAATCTTAGAAAATTTGCCGATAGTTAAGGAGTTAGGCCACTCATTGTCAATAGAGGTTACCGCAATACATCCTTATGAAAACTTTTATGAACTAATGAAAAAATTAATACAATAA
- a CDS encoding MFS transporter, whose translation MDQINKIALIGGFRSLGGSLIWPFIGFALYKVYGFSLDFVSIFYLIQASVNIIGSISGGIITDFLGRKNTMTISIILSSLALFLAYLINLPIPIAGLILLQTYFNNVYNISSTAIVGDIYKGANNLVKAFSRQRVGINAGWAVGPLIGGYIFTTFGFRLLLLVSSVIILVSIPLIKLLPDFKGEGSILSFNINRDFLMFLIPTFLTFIIVGQLGFGILTYYNTVLHFTEFQVGILFAINGIMIVAFQDLMGRFINKRIKLISIGMIIYGLGYFSIALVTNFYLASLDIVVITIAEMIVTPLSQAIANSLASQRSRGRQMGLYSMVTGIGRIIGSSLISELMSYYIYTPTILWGIISSFGFISSVLYYIFLKKIKNVI comes from the coding sequence GTGGATCAAATAAATAAGATTGCACTTATAGGAGGTTTTAGATCATTAGGCGGATCTCTGATATGGCCTTTCATTGGATTTGCATTGTATAAAGTATATGGCTTCTCGTTAGATTTCGTATCAATATTTTACTTGATTCAAGCTTCAGTAAATATTATCGGATCCATAAGTGGTGGGATTATAACGGACTTTCTGGGAAGAAAGAACACCATGACTATTTCAATAATTTTATCCTCGTTAGCATTATTTCTAGCGTATTTAATTAACCTCCCTATTCCTATAGCAGGACTAATTCTACTACAGACGTATTTTAATAATGTTTATAACATTTCCTCCACTGCAATAGTAGGTGATATATATAAGGGGGCTAATAACTTAGTTAAAGCTTTTAGTAGACAAAGGGTCGGAATCAATGCAGGCTGGGCAGTAGGTCCATTAATTGGCGGTTATATATTTACCACATTTGGATTTAGACTATTACTACTCGTCTCTAGTGTTATAATTTTAGTTTCAATACCTTTGATTAAGCTTTTACCGGATTTTAAAGGTGAGGGAAGTATTCTTAGCTTTAATATAAATAGGGACTTTCTGATGTTCTTAATTCCTACCTTTTTAACGTTTATAATAGTAGGTCAATTAGGTTTTGGAATATTAACATATTATAATACAGTACTTCATTTTACTGAATTTCAAGTCGGAATATTATTCGCTATAAATGGAATTATGATAGTAGCGTTCCAAGATCTCATGGGTAGGTTTATAAACAAGAGAATTAAGCTAATTTCAATAGGAATGATAATATATGGTTTAGGTTACTTTAGTATAGCCTTAGTAACTAATTTTTACTTAGCCTCATTAGATATCGTTGTTATAACAATTGCGGAAATGATAGTAACTCCTCTTTCCCAAGCAATAGCGAATTCATTGGCTAGCCAAAGGTCTAGAGGAAGGCAGATGGGTCTATATAGCATGGTTACTGGAATAGGTAGGATAATTGGTTCTTCATTAATCAGCGAATTGATGAGCTATTACATTTACACGCCTACAATATTATGGGGTATAATATCGTCTTTCGGTTTCATCTCATCCGTCTTATACTATATATTCTTGAAGAAGATAAAGAACGTGATATGA
- a CDS encoding DUF5808 domain-containing protein — protein MIIINVVLYVIFAFIFLNYWLLPKLQPPDLLIGARVTEDFKKEKGKEIIKGYRLSLLGVTALSLIVSYFLGFFSVLIYSILLIIIVIYWRKVVIKSRGTLPTITIRYFIVDTERKINRSVIIPLSVAWIIFVSTMIFGLVFYSSAPQLIPYHVSGNGYVSYVLKTPLNYYRVEIVNAIVLTLFTLLGTLVVRTSNLVNPSYPKESYVAFKKFKEGIMILLGIVSIFVSLTFTSVSLFVWTIITSYQFEIIITTFLSLMFVLISSLIIRIGVEGASYLGEVKVSEGVLMDDKYWKGGIIYVNPKDPRIWVPKRNGVGYTLNFGHITSILIFLSIIFFALLIVVIAVK, from the coding sequence TTGATAATCATTAATGTTGTACTTTACGTAATTTTCGCATTCATCTTCTTAAACTATTGGCTTCTGCCTAAATTACAACCACCAGATTTGCTTATTGGAGCTAGGGTTACCGAGGACTTTAAAAAAGAGAAAGGCAAGGAAATAATAAAAGGGTATAGACTATCGCTCTTAGGAGTAACAGCTCTTTCTCTTATAGTCTCTTACTTTTTGGGTTTCTTCTCCGTCTTAATTTACAGTATTCTACTCATTATTATTGTCATTTATTGGAGGAAGGTCGTAATTAAGAGTAGAGGAACACTCCCAACGATAACAATTAGATATTTCATAGTAGATACTGAGAGAAAGATCAACAGAAGCGTTATAATTCCCCTTTCAGTAGCTTGGATAATCTTCGTTTCTACCATGATCTTCGGTTTAGTGTTTTACAGTTCCGCTCCACAGTTGATACCTTATCACGTTAGTGGAAACGGATATGTCTCATACGTTCTTAAGACTCCCCTAAATTACTATAGGGTAGAAATAGTTAACGCCATAGTTCTTACTCTTTTCACGTTGCTGGGAACATTAGTAGTGAGGACCAGTAATTTGGTAAATCCCTCATATCCTAAGGAAAGCTACGTTGCCTTTAAGAAGTTTAAAGAGGGTATAATGATCTTACTGGGAATTGTTAGTATTTTCGTATCTTTAACTTTCACTTCAGTTTCCCTCTTCGTATGGACCATAATAACTTCTTATCAATTTGAAATCATCATTACTACATTTCTTTCATTGATGTTTGTCCTCATATCGTCTTTAATAATAAGGATTGGTGTAGAGGGTGCTAGCTATTTAGGTGAAGTTAAGGTGAGTGAAGGTGTCTTAATGGACGATAAATACTGGAAGGGAGGAATAATATACGTTAACCCCAAAGATCCGAGAATATGGGTTCCTAAGAGAAACGGTGTAGGATATACCTTAAACTTCGGACATATCACATCGATACTAATTTTTCTTAGTATCATTTTCTTTGCTCTATTAATAGTTGTAATAGCGGTGAAATGA
- the acs gene encoding acetate--CoA ligase: MSVTWALPFDQKITPKLNVNKVVSINTYKEIHSQTVKDYKQFWSSVASELDWFKPWEKPLDDTNPPFYKWFVGGEINASYLAVDRHAKSWRKNKVAIIWEGEPTDEKGNPKEIRKLTYYDLYREVNRVAYLLKQKYGLKKGDAIAIYLPMIPELPIFMLAAARIGVVFTVVFSGFSADALANRINDAEAKLLVTADGGWRRGKVIDLKGIADKALEKTPTVKDVIVVRRIGNRVNMVEGRDKYFDEVMKDVPQNAYVEPERMKSEDPLYILYTSGTTGKPKGIVHDTGGYMTLLHATMKWVFDVRDDDIYWCTADIGWVTGHSYIVFGPLMEGVTEVLYEGALDYPQPDRWVSIIERYGVTILYTSPTAIRSFMKFGDNWVKAHNVSTVRLMHSVGEPINPEAWEWLWKLVGREEVPFGSTWWMTETGGIMISHLPGLYLVPMKPGTNGPPILGIDADVVNEDGKPVNPEERGYLVIKNPWPGMPLTIYKDPERYVKVYWSRFPGMFYAGDYAVKDKDGYFWILGRADEVIKVAGHRLGTYELESALIEHPAVAEAAVVGVPDPVKGEVPYAFVILRQGYSPSPQLTQEILKTVREKVGPIATIDKVFFVGKLPKTRSGKIMRRVVKAVATKAEIGDVTTLEDEASVDEVKKALEEFKAEFEKVNK, from the coding sequence ATGTCAGTAACGTGGGCTTTACCTTTTGATCAAAAAATAACACCAAAATTAAACGTCAATAAGGTAGTAAGCATAAATACTTACAAGGAGATTCACAGTCAAACTGTTAAGGACTATAAACAGTTCTGGTCATCAGTTGCGTCAGAGCTAGATTGGTTCAAACCTTGGGAGAAGCCATTAGATGATACTAACCCACCGTTTTATAAATGGTTTGTTGGCGGGGAAATTAACGCATCTTACCTAGCAGTTGACAGACATGCTAAAAGCTGGAGAAAGAATAAAGTTGCAATAATATGGGAGGGAGAACCAACAGATGAAAAAGGCAATCCCAAAGAAATAAGAAAACTTACTTATTATGATTTATATAGAGAAGTTAATAGAGTAGCATATCTCCTCAAACAGAAATATGGACTAAAGAAAGGTGATGCTATAGCTATTTATTTACCAATGATACCAGAGTTACCCATATTTATGTTAGCTGCGGCTAGAATAGGAGTAGTGTTTACAGTTGTATTTTCTGGATTTAGTGCAGACGCCTTAGCTAATAGAATTAACGATGCTGAGGCTAAATTACTAGTAACTGCTGATGGAGGATGGAGAAGAGGAAAGGTGATAGATCTAAAGGGTATTGCGGACAAGGCATTAGAGAAAACTCCTACAGTAAAAGACGTAATAGTTGTTAGAAGAATAGGAAATAGGGTTAACATGGTAGAGGGGAGAGATAAGTACTTTGATGAGGTAATGAAAGATGTACCGCAGAACGCTTATGTAGAACCGGAGAGGATGAAATCAGAAGATCCACTATATATACTATACACCTCTGGTACTACAGGCAAGCCTAAGGGAATAGTTCATGACACTGGAGGTTATATGACACTACTGCATGCAACTATGAAATGGGTATTTGATGTTAGAGATGACGATATTTACTGGTGTACTGCAGATATTGGCTGGGTTACTGGTCATTCTTATATAGTGTTTGGCCCCCTAATGGAGGGAGTAACAGAAGTACTTTATGAGGGAGCATTAGACTATCCTCAACCCGATAGGTGGGTCTCAATTATCGAGAGATATGGGGTGACAATACTCTATACTTCACCTACTGCAATAAGGAGCTTTATGAAGTTTGGTGACAATTGGGTTAAGGCTCATAATGTATCCACTGTGAGGCTAATGCACTCCGTCGGAGAGCCAATTAACCCTGAGGCTTGGGAATGGTTATGGAAGTTAGTGGGAAGAGAGGAAGTACCTTTTGGTAGCACTTGGTGGATGACTGAAACTGGAGGTATTATGATTTCTCATTTACCAGGCTTATACTTAGTTCCTATGAAACCTGGTACCAATGGACCACCAATACTAGGTATAGATGCTGATGTGGTAAATGAAGATGGAAAGCCAGTTAACCCAGAGGAAAGAGGTTATTTGGTCATCAAGAATCCTTGGCCAGGAATGCCACTAACAATCTATAAGGATCCAGAAAGATATGTGAAAGTATATTGGAGTAGATTCCCAGGGATGTTCTATGCAGGTGATTACGCTGTTAAAGATAAGGATGGATATTTCTGGATATTAGGAAGAGCAGATGAGGTAATTAAGGTAGCAGGGCACAGATTGGGTACATATGAATTAGAATCCGCCTTAATTGAACATCCTGCAGTTGCTGAGGCTGCTGTAGTAGGTGTTCCAGACCCAGTTAAAGGAGAGGTACCTTATGCTTTTGTGATACTAAGACAAGGTTATAGTCCTAGTCCGCAATTAACTCAAGAAATATTGAAGACTGTAAGAGAGAAGGTAGGCCCAATTGCGACAATAGATAAGGTATTCTTTGTAGGGAAATTACCTAAGACTAGAAGCGGAAAGATAATGAGGAGAGTAGTTAAGGCTGTTGCAACTAAGGCTGAAATAGGAGACGTAACTACATTAGAAGATGAGGCATCCGTTGACGAGGTTAAGAAAGCACTTGAGGAGTTTAAGGCTGAGTTCGAAAAGGTAAACAAGTAA
- a CDS encoding acetate uptake transporter has translation MTEQKRANPAPLGLSGFALTTLVLSTFNAGLLTQGASVVLGLAAFYGGLAQLLAGILEWRAGNTFGYTAFFTYGAFWEWYFLTAGGFFGGITAQGIGLVLIAFGIFTLVMWFGTFKANLGLFVTFLLLWITFFLLGIGAMIGNVGLSHAGGYVGILTAIAAWYTGLAIVVAESLGKNPPLGGPIMK, from the coding sequence ATGACAGAACAAAAAAGAGCTAATCCAGCCCCGCTAGGATTATCTGGATTCGCCTTAACAACGCTTGTTCTATCCACCTTTAATGCGGGGTTATTAACACAAGGAGCATCAGTAGTTTTAGGATTAGCTGCGTTTTATGGGGGTCTAGCTCAGTTATTGGCTGGAATATTAGAATGGAGGGCGGGTAATACCTTCGGATATACGGCCTTTTTCACATATGGTGCATTTTGGGAATGGTACTTCTTAACTGCTGGAGGATTTTTTGGAGGGATCACGGCGCAAGGTATAGGATTAGTATTAATAGCATTTGGTATCTTCACACTTGTAATGTGGTTCGGCACATTTAAGGCAAATCTAGGTTTATTTGTAACGTTTCTGCTATTATGGATAACGTTTTTCTTGCTGGGAATCGGAGCAATGATTGGAAATGTAGGGTTATCTCACGCTGGAGGGTACGTAGGTATATTAACTGCAATAGCTGCTTGGTACACCGGTTTAGCTATAGTTGTAGCTGAAAGTCTAGGTAAGAACCCACCCTTAGGTGGGCCTATAATGAAATAA
- a CDS encoding GntR family transcriptional regulator has protein sequence MTYIAVKIDLNSKKQIYEQIADQIIELIALGMLKPGDPLPSIRELASMIGVNMLTVEKAYKYLESEGFVTVYKKRFIVKTEIKDEKWKTLMKEAVYRAIASGVKTEELISFIKSLTEVRT, from the coding sequence ATGACATATATAGCAGTTAAGATTGATCTCAACTCCAAGAAGCAAATCTACGAACAAATTGCTGATCAAATTATTGAGCTCATCGCCCTCGGTATGTTGAAGCCTGGAGATCCATTACCATCCATAAGAGAGTTAGCGTCGATGATAGGCGTTAATATGTTAACTGTTGAAAAAGCTTACAAATATCTTGAAAGTGAAGGTTTCGTCACGGTTTACAAGAAGAGGTTTATAGTTAAAACTGAAATCAAGGATGAGAAATGGAAGACATTGATGAAAGAAGCGGTATATAGAGCAATTGCTAGTGGGGTCAAAACGGAAGAGCTAATTTCGTTCATAAAAAGTCTAACTGAGGTGAGAACTTGA
- a CDS encoding DMT family transporter, translating into MKVIKYLIPYVLISSFNYYFAKEAIISSSPISFNLIRYVVSSIIFISISRKLIFNKDVIQLAIYTTASSLLWALGLEYVSPAESAVLSYTMPLFSLPIAFLVLSETPSVIEIAGLAIGFLGVVLYGLPLTHGFTLLGSIITIINAIFWALFSVFYRKLRDYNPLTVNASQFIIGSIILAILLPIDPRIDPNTQFIYGISYTSILGGALSFFLWNMMVKLEKIPKVTILSFSVPILTTFVEYALYDNPPLPIQLAGIFLMFLGIIVSRIRSLSK; encoded by the coding sequence GTGAAAGTAATAAAATATCTAATACCTTACGTACTGATAAGCTCGTTCAACTACTACTTTGCAAAAGAGGCCATTATATCATCGTCTCCAATATCATTTAATTTGATCAGATATGTGGTGTCTTCTATAATTTTTATCTCTATAAGTAGAAAATTAATTTTCAATAAAGACGTTATTCAATTAGCCATTTATACTACAGCATCTTCGCTTTTGTGGGCTCTAGGCTTAGAATACGTTAGTCCTGCTGAATCCGCAGTATTGAGCTACACGATGCCGTTATTTTCTCTACCAATAGCATTCCTAGTCCTATCAGAGACTCCTAGCGTAATTGAAATTGCTGGATTAGCTATAGGTTTCCTTGGTGTAGTTCTTTATGGATTACCGCTTACTCATGGATTCACGCTACTGGGTTCAATTATAACGATAATTAACGCCATATTTTGGGCATTATTTTCTGTATTTTATAGAAAATTAAGAGATTATAATCCTCTAACAGTAAATGCTAGTCAGTTTATAATAGGAAGTATCATTTTGGCAATTTTATTACCTATTGACCCTAGAATTGATCCCAATACGCAATTCATTTACGGCATCTCATATACATCAATACTAGGTGGGGCCTTGTCGTTTTTCTTATGGAATATGATGGTCAAGTTAGAGAAAATACCTAAGGTTACAATTTTGAGCTTTTCAGTGCCAATACTAACTACCTTTGTGGAATACGCTCTTTATGATAATCCTCCCCTCCCTATACAACTAGCTGGAATCTTTCTTATGTTCTTAGGAATTATAGTATCAAGAATTAGAAGTTTATCGAAGTAA